ACGCCGGCTCCCGCGTAGGCCTCGACCAGGGCGCCGACGGCCGCGCGGGACAGTCCGCCCAGCCGCAGCGTCTCGGTGCGGGGACCGCGCAGCACGTCGGAGACCATCCGGCGCAGCGTCGTGTCCGACTCGGCCTCGAACTCCCGCGCGGTCAGCACGATGCCGAGCGGCCGGCCCTGGCAGCGGGTGCCCAGCAGCCGGAGCAGGTCGAGGGAGGCGGTGTCCGCCCATTGCAGATCTTCCAGGAGCAGCACGAGCGGGCGTTGCCCGGCGAGGGCGAGCAGCACCTCGCAGAGGGCGTCGTGGGTGAGGAAGCGGGCCTTGCACCAGTCGGAGGCCCGGCCGGTGTCGCCGGCGGGGACCGGCGACCGCTCCGGCATCAGCGGGGCGAGCAGGGAGCCGTACGGCTTCGTCGCCTCCCGGAAGGCGTCCGGACGGGTGGCGGACAGCCGCCGCAGGACCTGGGTCCACAACCAGTAGGCGGGGACGCCCTCGCCGGGGAAGCAGTGGCCCCAGACCACTTCGAGGCCGGTGCCCTCGTCCTGGGCGTCCATGTTCTCCAGGCGCGCCGCGAGTTCGAGCAACAAGCGGGTCTTCCCGACGCCCGGGGGGCCGAGCACACCGGCCACATGGCCGTGGCCCACGACCGCGCTCGCGGCGGCGGTGGTCAGGCGGTCGAGTTCCTGGCCGCGGCCGGTGAACGGGGACGGCACCGCCGCCCACCCCGATTCCGGGTCCGGGACCTCACCGGTCCCCGGGGCGGTGGCCGGCTCGTGCCCCGGCCAGGGCGCGGGCCGCCAGGGGGCCGCACCGGCCGGGGCGGCGGCGTCCGCCCGCGCGCCCGGCGGCGGTTCGGCCGGTGCCTGCGGGCGCCCGGCGATCCCGGCGCCGCCTGTGTGGGCGACGGCCACCCCGGAGTCGTGCGTCCCGCCGTGCCCGGAACCCGGCGTCCCCCGGGCGGCGGACTCCTTCCGCGCGAGCGGGGCGTACGACGTGCTGGTGGCGCCCTGGGGCTCGGCGGCCGGCCCCTTCGAGGGCGCGCTCGCTCCCGGCTCCTGGCGCAGGATCGCGTTCCTGACCCGGCGCAGCTCGGCCGCGGTGTCCACGCCGAACTCCTCGACCAGATGGCTGCGCGTGCGCTCGTACACCTCCAACGCCTCGGCCTGCCGCCCCAGTTGGGACAGTGCCGTCATGAGGTGGCCGACCAGCCGCTCCCGGGTGGGATGCCGGCGCGCCTCCCCGTCCAGCTCGGCGGCGACCTCCTCGGCCGCGCCGAGCGCCAGCCGCGCCTCCGCACAGGACTCCACGGCGGTGAGCCGGATCTGTTCGAGCCGGGCGCACTCGTCGCTCAGCGGGGGATTGTTGTCGAACTCGGCGTAGGGCGAGCCGCGCCACAGCCCCAGGGCCTCGGTGAGCCGGGCCTGCGCGGTGCACGGATCGCGCTGTTCCAGCAGTCGCCGGCCGTCGGTGACCAGACTCTCGAAGCGGCAGGCGTCGACCTGCTCGGGGCGGAGGTCGAGGACGTACCCGGGCATCCGGTGACGCAGCACCGAAAAATGGCCTGATTCACCCGTGGGCTCCAGTGCCCGGCGCAGATGGGAGACGTGGCTCTGGAGCGTGGCGACGGCGCGGCGGGGCGTTTCGTCGCCCCAGAGTTCCTCGACGAGGAGTTCGGTGGGCACCACGCGGCCCAGGCGGATGAGCAACAGGGCGAGCAGGGTCCGGCGGCGTGGTGGGCCCAGTGGCAGCTCACGCCCGTGGTGTCGCGCCGACATGGGCCCCAGAACGTTCAGTAAGAGCTCAGGTGCGGGCATGACGTTCCCCATCGTTCTCTCGGGCATGGCTGTCTGAGGGCCGGTTTGGAGCTGGTCGGACTCACGCCGCCCCCCTGCGGATCATGACACGGTGAAAGCGCCGATCCGGGCGGATAGCCATCGATTGGCAAGAAAGCGGCAGGTGTTGGGCAAGTATTCCGACAGAGGGTCCGAAAAACGATGGCGGGCGGCGGCAAGGTACCGCCAGCGGCTCGGCAAGGACCCCGCAAGGTCGGTGACGCACGATGTTCTCACCTGGAGATTCTGCTGGTCTCAGGGACGATGGCGCCCCTGCCGACGGCCGTCACGGCCGCGCACCAGCCTCCGAAAGATTCGCAGTCAAGTTTTCCGACAGGGAGCCCACTCTTGCTGAGTCCAGCACTTGCAGCTCCGGGCCTGTGCATGGCAAGTCTCGATAGAACTCTGACCATCCAACAGGCAAACCAGGAGTTCTTCCGGCAGTTCAACAGCTCGTCCGAAGACATATGTGGCCGGAATTTCCGTGACGTGGTGCACCCGAGCGTGCAGCAGCCGTTAGTACGACAATTCTTCAATTTACTGGAGGGCAAGCACCAGCGGTTCGTCACGCCCGTCATCGCCCTGGGACCCGGCGACGAGTCCGCCTTCACCGTCCCCCTCACCGCGGTCGCGGTGCGCGGCGGTCTGCCCGACACGACCGCCATCCTGGTCATGATGCCCACGGCCGGGGACGCCGAGGGGACCGGCGTGGTGACCAGGCGCAAGAAGATCCTCTCCGCCATGGACGCGCGCATCCTGGAGGGCATCGCCGCCGGGGTCTCCACCGTCCCCCTCGCGGCGAGCCTCTACCTCAGCCGGCAGGGCGTCGAGTACCACGTGACCTGCCTGCTGCGGAAGCTGAAAGTGCCCAACCGCGCGGCGCTGGTCTCCCGCGCCTACTCCATGGGCGTGCTCAAGGTCGGCACCTGGCCGCCCGAGGTCGTGGACGACTTCGTGAAGTGAGCACGCACGGGGGCCCCGGGCGCTCACCGAGCGCCCGGCAGCCCCGCCGCGGCACGGCGTGAGCGGGCCGCGCCGTGCCCCCGGCCAGGCCGTGCCGCAGCCCTCTTCGAATGGCGTCACCGTGCCGCCTTCCGCGTGGGCCGCGCCGGCCCCGTCCGCGCCGTGCCGCCCTCTCCGCGCGCCGCGCGACCCGGCCTCCGGACCCGGCCGCCACCGGCCGCGCCGCGCACCCCCGCCCCTCCGTACCTCCCGTTCCCCTGCCCCCGACCCAGGAGACACACAGCGTGAACGCACACCAGCCTCTGTCGCGCCGCCGCATGCTCGGCCTCGCGGCCCTGGGCGCCGCCGCGATCGCGGGGCAGACCACGATCACCGCGGCCACCCGGGCGGCCGCCGCCACCACGAGCGGCGGCCAGGGCGGCACGTTCGTCCCCGCCGTCGTGGTCGGCACCGGGTACGGCGCGGCCGTCTCCGCCCTGCGCCTCGGCGAGGCGGGAGTGCCCACCCTGATGCTGGAGATGGGCCAACTGTGGAACCGGCCCGGCCCGGACGGAAACATATTCTGCGGGATGCTCAAGCCCGACAAGCGCTCCAGCTGGTTCAGGACCCGCACCGAGGCCCCGCTCGGCTCCTTCCTCTGGCTCGACCTCGTCAACCGGGACATCGACCCCCACGCGGGGGTGCTGGACCGGGTCGACTTCGACCAGATGTCCGTGTACGTCGGACGCGGCGTCGGCGGCGGCTCGCTCGTCAACGGCGGCATGGCGGTCACGCCCCGGCGCTCCTACTTCGAGGAGGTGCTGCCCCAGGTCGACGCCGACGAGATGTACTCCACGTACTTCCCGCGCGCGAACTCCACCCTGCGGGTCAACGACATCGACCAGGGCTGGTTCGAGCAGACAGACTGGTACCGGTTCGCGCGTGTCTCGCGCGAGCAGGCCGAGAACGCGGGCCTGAAGACCACCTTCGTACCCAACGTCTACGACTGGGACTACATGCGCCGGGAGGCCGACGGCTCGGTGCCGAAGTCCGCGCTGGCCGGCGAGGTCATCTACGGCAACAACCACGGCAAGGTCTCGCTCGACAAGAGCTACCTGGCGGCCGCCCTGGGCACCGGGAAGGTCACCGTCGAGACCCTGCACCAGGTGAAGACGATCCGTCAGCGGAACGACGGCACCTATCTGCTGACCGTCGAGCAGAAGGACGCCGACGGCAAGCCGCTCGCGACCAAGGAGATCTCCTGCCGCCACCTCTTCCTCGGCGCCGGCAGCCTCGGCTCCACCGAACTGCTGCTGCGCGCCCGGGAGACCGGCACCCTGCCCGGTCTCAGCTCCGAGATCGGCGGCGGCTGGGGCCCCAACGGCAACATCATGACCGCCCGCGCCAACCATGTGTGGAACCCCACGGGCGCCGGCCAGTCGTCGATCCCCGCCCTCGGTATCGACGACTGGGACAACCCGGCCAACCCCGTCTTCGCCGAGATCGCCCCGCTGCCGGCGGGCATCGAGACCTGGGTCAGCCTCTACCTGGCCATCACCAAGAACCCGGAGCGCGGCACCTTCGTCTACGACGCCGCCGCGGACCGCGCCAAGCTGCGCTGGACCCGGGACCAGAACGCGCCGGCGGTCGCGGCCGCGAAGTCGCTGTTCGACCGCGTCAACGCGGCCAACGGCACCATCTACCGGTACGACCTGTTCGGCAAGCAGGTCAAGGCCTTCGCCGACGACTTCTGCTACCACCCGCTCGGCGGCTGCGTCCTCGGCAAGGCCACCGACGCCTACGGCCGCGTCGCCGGATACAAGAACCTCTACGTGACCGACGGCTCGCTCATCCCGGGCAGCATCGGCGTCAACCCGTTCGTGACCATCACGGCGCTGGCGGAGCGCAACGTCGAACGCGTCATCAAGGAAGACGTCACGGCCTCCTGACACGCGACGGGGGCGGGGCCCGCGTGCGCCCCGCCCCTCACTCCGCCCCGGCGAGCGCTCCGCCCCGGTGGGCGGCCGAACCCGAACCGAAAGGCAATGACCCCGTGAAAACCCCGCTCCCCGAGGACAACGGCCTGTGGGTCCGCCGGTTCCACCCGCGCCCCGACGCCCGTGTCCGGCTGGTGTGCCTGCCCCACGCAGGGGGCTCCGCCAGCTTCTACTTCCCGGTGTCCCGGTCCACGCCCGACGACATCGAGGTGCTGTGCGTGCAGTACCCCGGCCGCCAGGACCGCCGCGACGAACCGCTCCTGGACTCCGTACCGGCGCTGGCCGACCGGGTCTGCGAGGCCCTGCTGCCCTGGACCGACCGGCCTCTCGCCCTGTTCGGTCACAGCATGGGTGCTTCCCTCGCCTACGAGATCGCCCGGCGGCTGGAGCGGGAGCGGGGCATCACGCTCGCCGCGCTCTTCGCCTCCGGCCGCCGCGCCCCGTCCGTGCACCGCGAGGAGACCGTCCATCTGCGCGACGACGACGGCCTGGTCGCCGAGATGCGCGGCCTGAGCGGCACCGATCCCCAACTGCTCGGCGACGAGGAGGTCCTGCGGATGATCCTCCCGGCCATCCGGGCCGACTACCGCGCCGCCGAGACCTACGCATGGGTACCCGGGCCGCCCCTGAGCTGCCCCGTGACCTGCCTCGTCGGCGACGACGACCCCAAGGTCACCGTGCCGGAGGCCGCCGCCTGGTCGGAACACACCGAGGGCCCCTTCACCCTGGAGGTCTTCCCGGGCGGGCACTTCTTCCTGGCCCGGCACCAGCCGGAGATCATCCGGCTGATGACCTCCGGGCTGGAGGCGCCCGCCCCGCGCTGAGCACCGGGCCGGCGCGGTCAGCGCAGCCGCAGCGCCTCGCGGACCGTGGTGAACAGGTCGGTCTGGTCGGTCACGCCGAGGACCCGGTAGGCCAGCGGCCCCTGGGCAGCGATGCGGACCTCGGTGCCGGTGTGCTCCTGGGACTGCCCCGGGGTGTTGGTCGAGTAGTTCACCTTCAACTGCCCGCCCTCGTCGGTGACCAGCGTGGCGGACTGCCCCGGCGGAGTGGCCTCCAGCGGCACGATCTGGCTGGTGTGGCCGTGGTCGGCGGTGGTGACGACCAGGGTGTCGGGGTGCTTGGCCGCGTAGTCGCGGGCCACCTTCACCGCACGGTCGAACGCCGCGGTCTCGCCGATCTGGCCGCAGGGGTCGGCGGCGTGGTCCTGCTTGTCGATCGAGGCGCCCTCGATCTGCAGGAAGAAGCCCTTCTTGGAGTGGTTCGCCTGCTGCTTGGCCTCGAGCAACCGGATCGCGGTGGCGGCGGAGTCGGCGAGACTGGGCGTGGAGGCGGGGCGGTCCGGGTTGGCGGTGACGCACCGCTGCGGGGCCGTGCCGCCGACCGCCGCGGCCTTGCCGGTCCACTCGGTGGGCACATTGCCCGGGGCGAAGAGGCCGAGGACCGGCCGGCCCGCCTTGGCGGCCTTCAGGGACGCGTCGTCGGTGACGACCTGGTAGCCCAGCTCCCGCGCCTGCTGGGTGACGGTCCTGCCCTGGTACCTGCCCTGGGTGATCGTCTGGTCGAAGCGCTGCTTGCCGCCGCCGAGCAGGACGTCGACCTTGTGGCCGACCTCCTGCTCCGCGATCGAGCCCGGTCCGCCGGCCGCGATCGTGTCGCTCGGGCACTTGGCCATGTCCGCGGGACCCTGGCAGGAGCGGTCGGTGGCGTGGGCGGCGAGCACGGCCGGGGTGGCGTCGGTGAGTTCGGCGGTGGTGACGTCGCCGGTGGCGTAACCGTTGCGCTGGGCCAGCTCCAGCAGGGTGGGCACCGGCTTGTCGGTGCCGGGGGTCTTGGAGATGCGCCCGTTCACCGTCTTTACCCCGGTGGCCCAGCCGGTGCCGCTGGCGGCGGAGTCGGTGACGTAGTCGGGGGTGCCGTCGGCGTGCACCGCGTAGGTGGTGTAGGCGCCGGTGAGCGGGAACCGGTCCATGTTCAGCCGGCCGGCCGCGCCCACGGTGTAGTCGCGGGCGAGGGTGATCTCCGAGTCGCCCATGCCGTCGCCGATGAGCAGGATGACGTTCTTCGCCTGTCCGCCCTGGATCGCCTTGCGTGCCTGCTCCTTGGAGTCGAAGGCACCTGCGGGGGTGGTGACCGCGACGGCGGCCGTGGTCGCGACGACGAGCGCGGTGGCGAGCGTCAGACGGCGGCGGGTGGCTCTGTGCATGAAGTGACTCCTCGGGGCGTCCGATGGTCGGCCGCGTCGGCCGACGGGCATCAGATCACCATGCGTTGGCAAAGCCGGGGTAAACGGCCGGTCGTGTGCACGTATCCGTGGCATGACGCCCGTGCCCGGAGGGCTCCGCGGTGGTCGAAGCCCGTCCGGGCACGGGCGGTCACGGCGCTCATGCCGCGACGGGCTCCGGCCGCGGGCGTGGTGCGGCGAGGCGTCCGCTGCGGGCGAGCGCGGCGACCGCCGTGGCACAGGCCGCCCCGGTCGCGGTCAGTGCCACCCAGGTCAGCCAGGTGGCGTCATGGCGCCGGGTGTGGTCCCAGAGGGCCCCCGTGCCGAGGTTGCCCAGGGAGATGCCCAGTCCGGAGACGGTGTTGTAGAAGCCGTAGTGGGTGGCGACCAGGCGACCCCCGGACAGGGCGACGACCGTGTCCATCTCGAAGGGATAGACGACCGAGGATCCCACCGCCAGCAGGACCACGGCCAGAACGAGCGCTGTCAGCACGGCCGTCGGGGACTGCCCTGGGCAGAGGGCGAGCGGTACGAAGGCGAGGCCCATCGCCGCCAGACCGCGCACCAGGGCCGTGCCGGGCCGCCAGTGCTTCTTGGCCCAGCCCGTCAGCCGTAGCTGGCCCATGACGGCGACCGCGGCCGAGACGACGAACAGTCCGCTGGTGACCGCCGTGCCGTCGGCGCCGAGGAAGTCGGTCGCCGCGAGCGGCAGCGCGAGATACACCTGGAAGGTCAGCACGTACGAGCCGATCATCGCCGCGGAGAAGAGGAGGAACGGCCGGTTGGCGACGACGCTGCGCCACTGCGCGAGCACCCCGTCCCGCCCGCCGTCCCCGGTGGGTCGCCGGCGCGCCGGCAGCGCGCGCCACTGCAACAGGGTGAGCAGGGCGAAGATGCCGGCCGCGACCGTGCACACCAGCCGGAAGTCGGTGGCCAGCAGGGCCAGTCCCACCACCGGGCCGAGCAACATGCCCGCCTGGTAGTAGACGTTGAAGGTGGCGAAGGCGTCCACCCGGCGCTCGCCGGCCTCGGCGGCGAGGTGGGCGCGCACCGCCGGGTTGAACAGGGCGCCGGCGAAGCCCGTCGCGGCGGACGCCGCGATGAGGGCGGGCAGGTCGTCGACCCAGCCGAGCAGGGCGAAGCCGAGGGTGCGCAGCAGACAGCCGGCCATGATGGGGATCTTGGGGCCGAGGCGGTCGGCGAGCGTGCCGCCGATGAGGAACATGCCCTGCTGGGAGAAGTTGCGCACACCGAGGACGAGCCCGACCGCCCAGGCGGCCAGTCCGAGGCCGTCGGACAGATGCGCGGCGAGGTAGGGCATGAGCATGTAGAAGGCGAGGTTGATGGCGAACTGATTGGCCATCATCAGCCGTGCGCCGGGCGGGAAGGAGCGGGTCTGCCGCCACAGGTGCTTCATCGGGCGGCTCCCGCGAGACCGGGACGGCGGGAGTGTCCGAGGGGGTCGGTGACGCGGGTGCACCGGGTCCAGCGGGTGACGGTGCGTTCCGCGGCGTGGGAGATCTCGTCGGGGTCGTCGGCGGGCGGGTGCCCGAGGAGGTCGTGGCGGCGGCAGTAGGCGTCGTCGAAGACCGTGCCGACGTAGCGCTGCGGCCCGTCGGGGAAGACCGTGACGATCCGGTTCTCTGGCGGCAGGGTGCGGGCCAGCCAGCGGGCGACGAGGGCGACGGCACCGACGCTCCAGCCGCCGGTGGCGTGGTGGTCGCGGGCCAGCCGGCGGGCGGCCCACACGGCTTCCGGCGCGGAGACCCAGTGCACCTCGTCGAAGAGGTCGTAGGCGACGTTGCGGGGGTGGATGCTGGAGCCCAGGCCGCGCATGAGCCGGGCGGCGGCGGGCTGGCCGAAGATCGTCGAACCGGTGCTGTCGACCCCGACGATCCGCAGGCCGGGGAAGCGGTGACGCAGCACGGAGCCGATGCCGGCCGAGTGGCCCCCGGTGCCGACGGAGACGACCAGGGTGTCGACGCGGCCCAACTGGGCGACGAGTTCCCGGGCGAGCGGGGCGTAGGCCGCCACGTTGTCGGGGTTGTTGTACTGGTCCGGGCACCAGGCGTCCGGCCGGCCGGCGAGCAGTTCGGCGACGCGCCGCCGCCGGGCCTCCTGCCAGCCGCCCCGCGGGTGCGGCTCGGTGACGAGGTCGACCCGGGCGCCGTAGGCGGCGAGCAGACCGGTCATCAGCGGCTCCATGCCGGGGTCGGTGACGACGGTGACCGGATGCCCGTAGGCCGCGCCGGCCAGGGCCAGACCGAGGCCGAGCGTGCCGGACGTCGACTCGATGATGCGGGCGCCGGGCGCGAGCCGGCCGCTCTCGCGGGCGGCGCGGACCATGTGCAGGGCGGCGCGGTCCTTGATGCCGCCGGGGTTGTGGCCTTCGAGCTTGGCCCAGAAGCCGCGGCCGGCGGCGGCGAAGGGCGCGCCGATCCACAGGAGGGGGGTGTCGCCGACGAGGCCGGCGGGTGTGTGCGGTGCCGTGGGGCAGGGGTGGTTCATGGCGTGCTTCTCCTCCGGCCGGCGCGTCGGACCGCGCCCGGCCGGTGTGGGGGAGGGACGGGGGTGATCGTTCGCCGGGCGGCCCGGTTCGGATGGGCGCCGGCGCGGGGGCGATCAGGTCCGCCACACGCCGAGCAGGGCCCGCGCATGTCCGGGGGACGACGCGGGGGAGGCGCAGGGCAGCGCCGGTGCGGGGACGGCCGCAGCGGCGTCGAGCGGTCCGGCCGGGGCGAGCGCCGCGAGCGGCGGGTCCACCGGCCCGGCGTCGCGCGGCGGCTGGGCGGTCGGCTCGTCGAGACCCCAGCAATGGCTCTGGTGGTCGGGGGACGGCGCGCCCGGCCCGGCCGCCACCAGGACGTCGGCGCGCTGCGCGGGTCCGGCCGTCGGGCCGTGACAGCAGGCGAAGACATGCATGAGCGTGATCAGCACCAGGGCGAGCACCGCTCCGGCCCACGGCAGGGAGCGGCTGCTGCGCCTCTCCGACACGGCTCGCATGAACGCGAAGAGTAGTCGGCCGGGCGCGCATGGTTCCGGTCGATGGGGCGGGATCACCGCATCAGGTGAAACGCCCGGGCGGTCAGGCGCTCGGCAGGCCCGCCGCTTCGGCTTCCGGCTCGGTGAGGGCGGCCGTGTCCGTCAGGCCGAGGCGGAGGTGTTCCACGTGGTAGATGGCCTGGTCGATGAGTTCCGCGACGTGGTTGTCGTAGAGCGAGTACACGATGGAGCGGCCCTTGCGGGTGCCGACGACGAGACCGAGGTTGCGCAGCAGGCGCAACTGGTGGGAACAGGCGGACTGTTCCATGCCGACCTCGGCGGCCAGCTCGGTCGCGGGCAGCGGGCCCTCGCGCAGCCGGGCGAGGATGAGCAGCCGCGAGGGGGTCGCCAGGGCCTGGAGGGTGGTGGCCACCTTGGCGGCGCTGGCCGCGTCCAGACTCCTGCGCGGGACGCGTCCTGACGACTGTGCGGCTCCATGACCCATGTGTTCATGGTACGACACCATTCATGAACGCATGAATGACTCTTCATCCATTCCTGCTACGGTGGTCGGGTCGGGATCCCGTGCCGCCCACCGTGAAGGACCCATGTCGAACTCATCCACGCTCACCCGCCCGGCGCCGGACGGCACCGCGCGCGAGGCGGGCGCGCCCCGCCGCCGCACCCGCGTCCTCGCCCTGCCCGAGGCCCGCTGGGCGACCGCCGCACTGGTGCTGTTCCTGATCGCGCTGCCGCTGTACCTCACCGGGGCGCCGTCATGGACCTGGGGCACGCTGCTCGCGGCCGTCTACGCGACCGGCGGCTGGGAACCGGGCTGGGCCGGGCTCCAGGCGCTGCGCGAGAAGACCCTCGACGTGGACCTGCTGATGGTGGTCGCCGCGCTCGGGGCGGCGGCGATCGGGCAGGTGCTCGACGGCGCGCTGCTCATCGTCATCTTCGCCACCTCCGGCGCGCTGGAGGCGATCGCCACCGCCCGCACCGCCGACTCCGTGCGCGGCCTGCTCGACCTCGCCCCCGCAACGGCCACCCGCGTCGCCGACGACGGCGAGGAGGAGAGCGTGCCCACCGAGCGGCTCGCGGTGGGCGAGACCATCCTGGTGCGCCCCGGTGAGCGCGTCGGCGCCGACGGCCGGGTGCTGGAGGGGGCGAGCGAGGTCGACCAGTCCACCATCACCGGCGAACCGCTGCCGGTGCCGAAGGAAGCCGGGGACGAGGTGTTCGCCGGCACCCTCAACGGCACCGGCGCGCTGCGGGTGAAGGTCGAGCGGGACCCGTCCGACTCGGTGATCGCCCGGATCGTGGCCATGGTCGAGGAAGCCTCCGAGACCAAGGCGCCGACCCAGTTGTTCATCGAGAAGGTCGAACAGCGCTACTCCCTCGGCATGGTGGCCGCCACCCTCGCGCTCTTCGTGCTGCCCCTCGCCTTCGGCGCCGCGCTCCAGCCGACCCTGCTGCGAGCCATGACGTTCATGATCGTCGCCTCGCCGTGCGCGGTGGTGCTGGCCACCATGCCGCCGCTGCTGTCCGCGATCGCCAACGCCGGCCGCCACGGCGTCCTCGTCAAGTCCGCCGTCGTCATGGAACGCCTCGGACAGATCGACGCGGTGGCGCTGGACAAGACCGGCACCCTGACCGAGGGCACGCCGAGGACGACGGAGATCCGCCCGCTGGCCGCCTCCGGGCTGACGGAGGACGAGCTGCTGCGGCTGGCGGCGGCGGCCGAGCACCCCAGCGAACACCCGCTGGCCCGCGCGCTCGTGGCAGCCGCCCGCACCCGCGGCCTGGACCTTCCCCCGGTGCGGGACTTCCACTCCGCCCCCGGCACCGGAGTGCGCGCCACCGTCGAGGGCAGGACCGTCGCGGTGGGCAGCCCCGCCCGCCTCGGCGACGCCCACCCGGGCCATCCCGCCGTGGCCGTGGCCGCGGGCCTGGAGGAGGAGGGCCGCACCGCCGTGCTGGTCACCCTCGACGGCGAGCCGGTGGGCGTGCTGGGCGTGGCCGACCGGCTGCGCGCCGAGGCCGCCGCCACCGTCGCGGCCCTGGAGGAACTGACCGGCACCGCCCCGGCCCTGGTCACCGGCGACAACGCGCGCGCGGCGGCCCGGCTGGCCGGCGAGGTCGGCATCACGGACGTCCGTGCCGGGCTGCTGCCGCAGGACAAGGTGGCCGCGGTGCGGGAGCTGGAGCAGGCGGGGCGCAAGGTGCTGGTGGTCGGCGACGGTGTCAACGACGCCCCCGCGCTGGCCGCCGCCCACACCGGCATCGCCATGGGGCGCGCGGGCTCCGACCTCGCGCTGGAGACCGCCGACGCGGTCGTGGTCCGCGATGAGCTGGCGACCATTCCCGCGGTCGTGCGCCTCTCCCGCCGGGCACGCCGGCTGGTGGTGCAGAACCTGGTCGTCGCGGCGGTGTTCATCACCGGCCTGGTGATCTGGGACCTGGCCGGAAACCTGCCCCTGCCGCTGGGCGTCGCGGGCCACGAGGGTTCCACCGTCATCGTCGGCCTCAACGGTCTGCGGCTGCTCGCCGACGGCGCCTGGCGCCGCGCACACGGCGGGAGCCCCCGATGAGCCGCCGGCGCCGGGAGACCGACCAGGGTGCGACCGAGGGACCGGACCGCTGCACCGTCACCGTGTGCCGCGGCTGCTGCTGCGGCACCGAGAAGCTCCCCGGCGTCGATCACGCCGCCCAACTCGGCCTGCTGCGCGAGGCGTTGGCCGGCACCGGGCGGGTCCGGGTGACCGGCTGCCTCGACGCCTGCGAGCACGCCGATGTGATCGTGGTGCAACCGTCCCCCGCCGGGCGGGCCGCCGGCGGGCGGCCCGTGTGGCTCGGCCTGGTCAACGACATCGA
This Streptomyces misionensis DNA region includes the following protein-coding sequences:
- a CDS encoding heavy metal translocating P-type ATPase, which produces MSNSSTLTRPAPDGTAREAGAPRRRTRVLALPEARWATAALVLFLIALPLYLTGAPSWTWGTLLAAVYATGGWEPGWAGLQALREKTLDVDLLMVVAALGAAAIGQVLDGALLIVIFATSGALEAIATARTADSVRGLLDLAPATATRVADDGEEESVPTERLAVGETILVRPGERVGADGRVLEGASEVDQSTITGEPLPVPKEAGDEVFAGTLNGTGALRVKVERDPSDSVIARIVAMVEEASETKAPTQLFIEKVEQRYSLGMVAATLALFVLPLAFGAALQPTLLRAMTFMIVASPCAVVLATMPPLLSAIANAGRHGVLVKSAVVMERLGQIDAVALDKTGTLTEGTPRTTEIRPLAASGLTEDELLRLAAAAEHPSEHPLARALVAAARTRGLDLPPVRDFHSAPGTGVRATVEGRTVAVGSPARLGDAHPGHPAVAVAAGLEEEGRTAVLVTLDGEPVGVLGVADRLRAEAAATVAALEELTGTAPALVTGDNARAAARLAGEVGITDVRAGLLPQDKVAAVRELEQAGRKVLVVGDGVNDAPALAAAHTGIAMGRAGSDLALETADAVVVRDELATIPAVVRLSRRARRLVVQNLVVAAVFITGLVIWDLAGNLPLPLGVAGHEGSTVIVGLNGLRLLADGAWRRAHGGSPR
- a CDS encoding ArsR/SmtB family transcription factor, coding for MGHGAAQSSGRVPRRSLDAASAAKVATTLQALATPSRLLILARLREGPLPATELAAEVGMEQSACSHQLRLLRNLGLVVGTRKGRSIVYSLYDNHVAELIDQAIYHVEHLRLGLTDTAALTEPEAEAAGLPSA
- a CDS encoding PLP-dependent cysteine synthase family protein, which codes for MNHPCPTAPHTPAGLVGDTPLLWIGAPFAAAGRGFWAKLEGHNPGGIKDRAALHMVRAARESGRLAPGARIIESTSGTLGLGLALAGAAYGHPVTVVTDPGMEPLMTGLLAAYGARVDLVTEPHPRGGWQEARRRRVAELLAGRPDAWCPDQYNNPDNVAAYAPLARELVAQLGRVDTLVVSVGTGGHSAGIGSVLRHRFPGLRIVGVDSTGSTIFGQPAAARLMRGLGSSIHPRNVAYDLFDEVHWVSAPEAVWAARRLARDHHATGGWSVGAVALVARWLARTLPPENRIVTVFPDGPQRYVGTVFDDAYCRRHDLLGHPPADDPDEISHAAERTVTRWTRCTRVTDPLGHSRRPGLAGAAR
- a CDS encoding MFS transporter, translated to MKHLWRQTRSFPPGARLMMANQFAINLAFYMLMPYLAAHLSDGLGLAAWAVGLVLGVRNFSQQGMFLIGGTLADRLGPKIPIMAGCLLRTLGFALLGWVDDLPALIAASAATGFAGALFNPAVRAHLAAEAGERRVDAFATFNVYYQAGMLLGPVVGLALLATDFRLVCTVAAGIFALLTLLQWRALPARRRPTGDGGRDGVLAQWRSVVANRPFLLFSAAMIGSYVLTFQVYLALPLAATDFLGADGTAVTSGLFVVSAAVAVMGQLRLTGWAKKHWRPGTALVRGLAAMGLAFVPLALCPGQSPTAVLTALVLAVVLLAVGSSVVYPFEMDTVVALSGGRLVATHYGFYNTVSGLGISLGNLGTGALWDHTRRHDATWLTWVALTATGAACATAVAALARSGRLAAPRPRPEPVAA